In Sphaeramia orbicularis chromosome 5, fSphaOr1.1, whole genome shotgun sequence, a genomic segment contains:
- the slc5a8l gene encoding sodium-coupled monocarboxylate transporter 1, which translates to MAGTGGPVATFSVWDYVVFAGIILGAAGIGLFQAIRGRKETSSAEFLLGGRQMTAVPVAMSLTASFMSGITVIGTPAEAYRFGAAFWIFGFAYAIMSIITAEIFVPLFYRLGITSAYEYLEMRFSRPIRIIGTTMYIVQTALYTGLVIYAPALALNQITGLNLWGVLIATGAVCIVYCTLGGLKAVIWTDVLQMVIMLAGFVAVIARGAVLQGGLGKIWEDARNGGRLEAFDFDPDPLKRHTFWTITIGGSIMWVSIYSINQSQVQRYISCKTLTHAKMSLYVNMVGLWVTVSLAVFSGLTMYSIYKNCDPFTNGDVTTSDQLLPYLVMDILAAFPGIPGLFVAAAYSGTLSTVSSSINALVAVTMEDFIVPLWKNLSPKQVTWLNMGLSVFFGGLCIGMAGVASLMGSVLQAALSIFGMISGPLLGLYLLGMLFRTTNSTGGLIGMIIGLVLTLWVGIGAQIYPPTAEKTNPLPLSIENCNRTISQNYTTVAPWTSPVTLATDPTVRPALADSWYSLSYLYFCLLGTVSTIISGLVISMITGGCKQEKLNSDLFVRKSDLICFSSKSETSTTKEKIPSDFHMGMDNAGFTDSPSDVICKESEKATKL; encoded by the exons ATGGCTGGTACAGGTGGTCCAGTTGCCACATTCTCTGTGTGGGATTATGTGGTGTTTGCAGGAATAATTTTGGGGGCTGCTGGCATTGGCCTTTTCCAGGCCATCCGTGGTCGCAAGGAGACCTCAAGCGCTGAGTTCTTGTTGGGTGGACGGCAAATGACAGCTGTGCCTGTTGCCATGTCACTTACAGCCAGCTTCATGTCTGGGATCACAGTCATCGGCACACCTGCTGAGGCTTATCGTTTTGGAGCGGCCTTCTGGATCTTTGGCTTCGCCTACGCCATCATGTCTATAATCACTGCAGAGATTTTTGTCCCCCTTTTCTACAGACTGGGGATCACCAGTGCCTATGAG TACCTGGAGATGCGCTTCAGCCGGCCCATTCGGATAATTGGGACAACAATGTACATTGTGCAGACG GCCCTGTACACAGGTTTAGTCATCTATGCTCCAGCTCTTGCACTAAATCAAA TCACTGGACTGAATCTGTGGGGTGTGCTCATCGCTACAGGAGCAGTGTGTATCGTCTACTGCACTTTG GGAGGTCTGAAAGCAGTCATCTGGACAGACGTGCTGCAGATGGTGATAATGCTGGCAGGTTTTGTGGCTGTTATTGCTAGAGGAGCAGTCCTACAGGGAGGCCTGGGGAAGATTTGGGAGGATGCTCGCAATGGAGGGCGCCTTGAGGCATTTGA CTTTGACCCTGACCCCCTCAAGCGTCACACTTTCTGGACCATCACAATTGGTGGCAGCATAATGTGGGTGTCTATCTACTCTATCAATCAGTCCCAGGTGCAGCGCTACATCTCTTGTAAAACCTTAACACATGCCAAAAT GTCATTGTACGTGAACATGGTTGGCTTGTGGGTAACTGTGAGCCTGGCTGTGTTTTCTGGCCTTACAATGTACTCCATTTACAAGAACTGTGACCCATTTACAAATGGTGATGTAACTACGTCTGACCAG TTGCTTCCCTATCTTGTGATGGATATTCTGGCAGCCTTTCCTGGAATCCCTGGATTGTTTGTGGCTGCTGCATATAGCGGGACTCTTAG CACCGTGTCATCCAGCATTAACGCACTAGTCGCTGTCACAATGGAAGACTTCATTGTTCCTCTGTGGAAAAATCTCTCACCGAAGCAGGTTACTTGGCTAAATATGGGCCTGA GTGTCTTCTTTGGTGGACTATGCATCGGCATGGCTGGAGTTGCTTCACTAATGGGAAGTGTTTTGCAG GCAGCTCTGTCCATATTTGGCATGATCAGTGGGCCTCTCCTGGGTCTTTACCTATTAGGCATGCTTTTCCGCACTACTAATTCAACA GGAGGACTTATTGGAATGATCATTGGTCTGGTGCTGACTTTGTGGGTGGGAATCGGAGCCCAGATTTACCCACCAACAGCAGAAAAGACAAATCCTCTTCCACTCAGCATTGAAAACTGCAACAGGACAATAAGCCAGAACTACACAACAGTGGCACCCTGGACAAGTCCAGTGACCCTGGCCACAGACCCTAC GGTCAGACCAGCTCTTGCAGACTCCTGGTACTCTCTGTCCTACCTCTACTTCTGTCTCCTGGGCACAGTCAGCACAATAATATCAGGCCTGGTGATTAGCATGATCACAG GCGGATGCAAGCAAGAAAAGCTAAACTCTGATCTGTTTGTGAGAAAGAGCGACCTGATATGTTTCAGCAGCAAATCTGAG ACGTCAACTACTAAAGAAAAGATCCCATCAGATTTTCATATGGGAATGGACAACGCAGGATTTACGGACTCTCCATCTGATGTCATTTGTAAAGAGAGTGAAAAAGCTACCAAACTGTAA
- the tshba gene encoding thyroid stimulating hormone subunit beta a encodes METAVFSCWLLFLLFSPTVPTCLPTDFTLYVEKPECDFCVAINTTICMGFCYSRDSNMRDLLGPRFLIQRGCTYDRVEYRTAVLPGCSANPVFTYPVALSCHCGACRTDSDECTHRAGVAGAKCTKPVRHIHPYPGQNNYLIPF; translated from the exons atgGAAACTGCAGTATTTAGCTGTTGGCTCCTTTTTCTGCTGTTCAGCCCAACTGTTCCGACGTGCCTACCCACCGACTTTACTCTGTATGTGGAGAAGCCAGAGTGTGACTTCTGTGTGGCTATCAACACTACTATTTGTATGGGATTTTGTTACTCGAGG GACAGCAACATGAGGGACTTACTCGGCCCACGCTTCCTCATCCAGAGAGGCTGCACATATGACAGAGTAGAGTACCGTACTGCTGTCCTACCCGGCTGTAGTGCTAACCCTGTCTTCACCTACCCAGTGGCTCTCAGCTGCCACTGTGGAGCCTGCAGGACTGACAGTGATGAGTGTACCCACAGGGCTGGTGTGGCTGGAGCTAAATGCACCAAACCAGTCAGACATATCCACCCATATCCTGGACAGAACAACTATTTGATCCCTTTCTAA
- the LOC115418975 gene encoding agglutinin-like protein 5: MDTIFFTLSCWLLALSFAVSPTEKPTTQGLTETNTITDVSSNSSVPVTVITTPTKDTTTLTSTSDSHTFTKNTSTTAKTTEHLEPFQSTTTESSITNSSSVTATETETPGTQTSPLTLLTTPTALTTTGYISSSDTTVITTVNSSTINITSQSVHTTTHGLGLNTAERSLTIVFCSILGVCVVVLVLFMFHRCKHKLQYMHQPLNNTDSTGGAFTTDDDTLVISGGLYDGHPIYDNVPTPRTDESQFRLEFLH; encoded by the exons ATGGATACCATCTTTTTCACATTGTCTTGTTGGCTTCTAGCCCTTTCATTTGCTGTGTCACCAACGGAAAAACCAACAACCCAAGGCTTAACCGAGACAAACACCATTACAGACGTGTCATCTAACTCTTCTGTACCTGTAACTGTTATTACAACACCGACTAAAGATACAACTACATTAACCAGCACAAGTGACAGTCACACATTCACCAAAAACACATCAACCACAGCTAAGACAACAGAACATTTAGAGCCGTTTCAATCAACAACCACTGAGTCTTCTATCACAAATAGCTCATCAGTGACAGCAACAGAGACAGAGACACCTGGCACACAAACCTCACCGCTTACTTTGCTGACCACACCCACAGCCCTCACCACAACAGGTTATATAAGTTCATCCGATACTACAGTTATTACAACTGTAAATTCATCCACTATCAACATAACCTCACAGTCAGTGCACACAACTACACATG GTTTGGGACTTAACACTGCAGAGAGGAGTTTGACTATTGTCTTCTGTTCTATCCTGGGAGTGTGTGTTGTGGTACTGGTTTTGTTCATGTTTCACAGATGCAAACACAAACTCCAGTACATGCATCAACCTCTGAATAATACAGACAGCACTGGTG GTGCTTTCACAACAGATGATGATACGCTTGTGATTTCTGGCGGACTTTATGACGGCCATCCAATCTACGACAATGTACCGACACCGAGAACGGACGAGTCCCAGTTCCGCCTGGAGTTCCTCCATTAA
- the slc25a55a gene encoding solute carrier family 25 member 55a — translation MSQQQISLPAKLINGGIAGIVGVTCVFPIDLAKTRLQNQRKGQQVYKSMMDCLVKTVRSEGYFGMYRGAAVNLTLVTPEKAIKLAANDFFRHHLAKEGKGLTVFKEMLAGCGAGMCQVIITTPMEMLKIQLQDAGRIAAQQQKPVMMSPTKLGTTNTLLSRSYNSGMVVSAPRAVSATQIAKELIHTQGIQGLYRGLGATLMRDVPFSIVYFPLFANLNRLGKPSADESSPFYWAFLSGCAAGSTAAVAVNPCDVVKTRLQSLNKVSTEETYNGVMDCISKIMRKEGPSAFLKGAGCRALVIAPLFGIAQVMYFVGVGEYILDNSPLSLLSA, via the exons ATGTCTCAGCAGCAGATCAG CCTCCCAGCCAAGCTCATCAATGGGGGTATTGCTGGTATCGTTGGTGTCACTTGTGTCTTTCCCATTGACTTGGCAAAGACCAGGTTGCAGAATCAGAGAAAGGGTCAGCAGGTCTACAAGAGCAT GATGGACTGCCTTGTCAAAACAGTTCGGTCAGAGGGCTACTTTGGAATGTACAGAG GTGCTGCGGTAAATTTGACGCTGGTCACCCCTGAGAAGGCAATCAAGCTGGCTGCTAATGACTTCTTCCGCCATCACCTCGCAAAGGAGGG AAAGGGCCTGACAGTGTTTAAAGAGATGCTGGCAGGCTGTGGTGCTGGAATGTGCCAAGTCATTATCACTACTCCAATGGAGATGCTGAAGATTCAGCTGCAAGATGCGGGAAGAATTG CCGCCCAGCAGCAGAAGCCAGTCATGATGTCTCCTACAAAACTCGGGACCACAAACACTCTGCTCAGCCGCTCCTACAACTCCGGCATGGTGGTGTCGGCTCCACGAGCTGTGTCAGCCACACAGATCGCAAAGGAGCTCATTCACACACAGGGCATCCAGGGGCTGTACAGGGGTCTGGGGGCAACGCTGATGAG GGATGTTCCTTTCTCTATCGTCTACTTCCCCCTGTTCGCCAACCTGAACCGCCTTGGTAAACCCAGCGCTGATGAGTCATCGCCCTTCTATTGGGCTTTCCTGTCAGGCTGTGCAGCAGGTTCGACTGCTGCAGTAGCTGTTAATCCTTGTGATG TGGTGAAGACGAGGCTGCAGTCTCTGAACAAAGTGTCTACTGAGGAGACCTACAATGGAGTAATGGATTGCATCAG TAAAATAATGCGGAAGGAGGGACCGTCTGCCTTCCTGAAAGGCGCAGGTTGCAGGGCTCTGGTCATCGCGCCGCTGTTTGGTATCGCACAGGTTATGTACTTTGTTGGCGTTGGAGAATACATTCTAGACAACTCACCTCTAAGCCTCCTGTCGGCGTGA